One Pseudoalteromonas sp. NC201 DNA segment encodes these proteins:
- a CDS encoding TorF family putative porin, translating into MKKYWLLPLLFTPLFVNAATSSTVTLASDYLFNGVSQTKEDEALQVSLDWFGKSGWYAGGWVSQVDFGDGTDLEGDLYGGYKFTLTEKLKLDVGLSQYTYHGDDVSADYNYAEAFAKFNYGQTNLDFWYAWDYFGTGAAHGIVMLTHSIPITERWSLTLGVDHSMSFDSDKYEWESGDDDYTHWHLTGTYSISTWSFSLGYESNDIDSYADSTFVASISKTFNF; encoded by the coding sequence ATGAAAAAATACTGGCTGCTGCCATTGTTGTTTACTCCACTATTTGTCAATGCGGCGACATCTTCTACCGTAACATTGGCTTCCGATTATTTATTTAACGGCGTAAGTCAAACTAAGGAAGACGAAGCGCTTCAAGTTAGTCTCGATTGGTTTGGAAAAAGTGGTTGGTATGCTGGAGGCTGGGTGTCTCAAGTAGATTTTGGTGATGGTACGGATTTAGAAGGAGATCTGTATGGTGGCTACAAATTTACGCTAACTGAAAAATTAAAGCTTGATGTTGGCCTCTCCCAATATACCTATCATGGTGATGATGTGAGTGCTGATTACAACTATGCAGAAGCCTTTGCAAAGTTTAATTACGGCCAGACAAATTTAGACTTTTGGTATGCATGGGATTACTTTGGAACAGGGGCTGCTCACGGGATAGTGATGCTCACGCATAGTATCCCAATCACAGAACGGTGGTCACTGACGCTCGGGGTTGATCATTCAATGAGCTTTGATAGTGATAAATACGAATGGGAGTCGGGTGATGATGACTATACCCACTGGCATCTAACTGGAACTTACTCGATTAGTACTTGGTCTTTTTCATTGGGTTATGAAAGCAATGACATTGATTCTTATGCAGATTCTACATTTGTGGCGTCAATTTCAAAAACATTTAACTTCTAA
- a CDS encoding DUF4920 domain-containing protein: MMKDTIKLTALSLAVFSRFSFSSPLEFAGGADMSKLVEAEHILPNLNDYTTNLVTVKGVVTHVCRKLGCWMTLRVANGLDVNIEVEQGDMVFPLAAIGREAHVTGRFEALNQRALACVSKADDEAALMRLGFNPTAVTISHLVQQIKHS, translated from the coding sequence ATGATGAAGGATACGATAAAACTAACAGCACTCTCTTTGGCGGTATTTTCTCGGTTTAGCTTTTCAAGCCCGCTAGAATTTGCCGGTGGTGCAGACATGTCTAAGTTAGTCGAGGCAGAGCACATATTGCCAAATCTCAATGACTACACAACAAACCTTGTGACCGTAAAAGGAGTGGTCACTCATGTTTGCAGAAAGTTAGGTTGCTGGATGACGCTGCGAGTAGCAAATGGCCTAGACGTAAATATCGAAGTTGAGCAAGGCGATATGGTATTTCCACTTGCTGCGATTGGCCGTGAAGCCCATGTGACGGGGCGCTTCGAAGCGCTAAACCAGCGCGCTTTGGCTTGCGTGAGTAAAGCAGACGATGAAGCTGCACTTATGCGTTTGGGATTTAATCCAACGGCCGTAACCATTTCGCATTTAGTACAGCAGATAAAACACAGCTAG
- a CDS encoding AzlD domain-containing protein: MITTILAMACVTFATRYLFLAKQLPFTIGPKLQRFLSFSAPCVLTAIWVPIVFIQNKQLAITPSNPYLVAATVAVILAFRFKNLYVTTFGSLAVFYLLY; encoded by the coding sequence ATGATCACCACTATTTTAGCCATGGCTTGCGTCACGTTTGCAACTCGATATTTATTTTTGGCAAAACAACTGCCTTTTACTATCGGCCCTAAACTACAACGCTTTTTAAGTTTTAGCGCCCCTTGCGTACTGACTGCCATTTGGGTACCCATTGTATTCATTCAGAACAAGCAACTTGCCATCACGCCAAGCAACCCCTATTTGGTCGCCGCAACGGTTGCGGTAATACTGGCGTTTCGCTTTAAAAACCTCTATGTCACCACGTTTGGGAGTCTAGCTGTGTTTTATCTGCTGTACTAA
- a CDS encoding AzlC family ABC transporter permease translates to MKVAVCKGFWDMLPLNLAVLPWGILCGSLAVQNGFTPLEAQLMSLLVFAGSAQLVAIELIAKDTALITLLATTFIISARHLLYGLAIRNKMIDKPLKWRGPIAFFLTDELFAFSHHHRAYQGKLRLMYALIAGGSFYVAWNLWTLIGIVAGQFLPDLTNLGLDFAIAAIFIALVVPSINALPVLCACLTSAVTILVFKLIHFEFGLIASALLGMSVGYVLQSKKERV, encoded by the coding sequence ATGAAAGTCGCAGTATGTAAAGGCTTTTGGGATATGTTGCCATTAAATCTCGCCGTGCTTCCTTGGGGAATATTGTGTGGCTCCCTTGCCGTGCAAAATGGCTTTACGCCGCTCGAAGCACAGTTAATGTCGTTATTAGTTTTTGCAGGCTCGGCGCAGTTAGTGGCAATAGAGCTTATTGCCAAAGACACCGCGCTTATCACCTTGCTTGCGACTACCTTTATTATTAGCGCGAGACATTTACTCTATGGCCTTGCGATCCGCAATAAAATGATAGATAAACCCCTTAAATGGCGTGGCCCCATTGCGTTTTTTCTCACTGACGAATTATTTGCGTTTTCCCATCACCACCGTGCCTATCAAGGCAAACTTCGGCTCATGTATGCGCTCATCGCTGGTGGTAGCTTTTATGTTGCATGGAATCTGTGGACGCTCATTGGTATTGTCGCAGGTCAGTTTTTACCTGACTTGACCAACCTTGGCTTAGACTTCGCGATTGCGGCAATATTTATTGCTTTAGTGGTCCCGAGTATTAACGCATTACCCGTGTTATGCGCCTGTTTAACGTCGGCCGTAACTATCTTAGTGTTCAAACTGATCCATTTTGAATTTGGTTTAATCGCCTCAGCGCTGCTCGGAATGTCGGTAGGATATGTGCTACAAAGTAAAAAGGAGCGTGTATGA
- a CDS encoding AraC family transcriptional regulator: MQHSKFSFHRELGGLEVLHNIDKQEDFGRHSHSGYTLALVDSGAQRFYRSGGEHLASQHSVILINAEQVHDCRKASKDKSSYRSLYPTPELFNQFLGDGKAIAPFFHDAVVHDRALAALMDTTFNVLECDTSVLEKQSQLITLLSYLSNKQGKVTFDTKIPSVKQRITTARHFLLDNLFEDVSLDSLASLVGMSPFYFIRVFKAHTGLTPHAFQIQHRLNHAKALLRSGKSVSHAALSVGFYDQSHFNRHFKKNMGITPSQYSKAC, translated from the coding sequence ATGCAACACTCAAAGTTTAGTTTTCATCGTGAACTCGGTGGCCTAGAAGTACTACACAACATTGATAAGCAGGAAGACTTTGGTAGACATAGCCACAGCGGCTATACGCTTGCCCTAGTGGATAGTGGTGCGCAGCGATTCTACCGCAGTGGCGGTGAACACTTAGCTAGTCAGCATAGTGTCATTTTGATTAATGCAGAGCAGGTGCACGATTGCAGAAAGGCGTCAAAAGATAAGTCTTCGTACCGTTCACTCTACCCAACGCCTGAACTATTTAATCAGTTTCTTGGTGATGGCAAGGCAATAGCTCCTTTTTTCCATGATGCAGTGGTACACGACCGAGCGCTTGCGGCACTCATGGACACCACTTTTAACGTCTTAGAATGTGATACCAGCGTGCTTGAAAAGCAGTCTCAGCTTATTACTCTGCTATCTTATTTAAGCAATAAGCAAGGCAAAGTCACATTCGATACAAAGATCCCTTCGGTGAAGCAACGAATTACCACTGCACGCCATTTTCTTTTGGATAATTTATTTGAAGATGTATCACTCGACTCCTTAGCGAGCCTTGTCGGCATGAGTCCCTTTTACTTTATTCGTGTGTTTAAGGCCCACACCGGCCTCACTCCCCATGCCTTTCAAATACAACACCGGCTTAATCATGCTAAGGCATTACTGCGCAGTGGCAAAAGTGTTTCCCATGCAGCATTAAGTGTAGGCTTTTATGACCAAAGCCATTTCAACCGTCATTTTAAAAAGAATATGGGGATCACTCCCAGTCAATATAGCAAGGCTTGTTAA
- a CDS encoding nuclear transport factor 2 family protein, whose protein sequence is MKSYFLLVAAAGVMSGCMTTKPSSNQRLCETTLHNYIKYRDSGSAQAYQSVFTQDATFSIPALSINITGAEEITIRQQQAIKTTKSMHMITSADIQPIEANKFSAKSYFVLYQQPKSQSDTPITVFNGVYEDELKVIDGQCLINHRLVNVLKKETWH, encoded by the coding sequence ATGAAATCATATTTCCTTTTAGTTGCAGCGGCAGGTGTTATGAGTGGTTGCATGACCACCAAGCCAAGCAGTAACCAGCGCCTCTGTGAAACGACACTGCACAATTACATAAAATATCGAGATTCGGGTTCAGCACAAGCATACCAAAGTGTTTTTACACAGGATGCAACATTTAGTATCCCAGCACTCAGTATCAATATTACTGGTGCTGAAGAAATAACAATAAGGCAGCAACAAGCCATAAAAACAACAAAAAGTATGCACATGATAACCAGTGCCGATATTCAACCTATCGAGGCAAATAAGTTTAGTGCTAAAAGCTACTTTGTTCTTTATCAGCAGCCAAAATCTCAATCAGATACCCCAATCACCGTATTTAACGGTGTGTATGAAGACGAGCTTAAAGTAATCGATGGCCAATGCTTAATCAATCACCGCCTTGTTAACGTGCTTAAAAAAGAAACTTGGCATTAG
- a CDS encoding glycoside hydrolase family 16 protein produces the protein MKIAARKLTRLCTAISVAIIAGCGGSAETETNYKSVDTTAPVSDWTLVWSDEFDSDAIDTSKWTHEVNCDGGGNNEKQCYTDNEQNAFIADGMLNIVATPAQAGAQLPYTSARLNTKYKADFKYGRFEMRAKLPSGQGSWPAFWMLPTDEVYGGWPKSGEIDIMEAVNLKVANEDGSVESNVHGTLHYGRDWPNNVHTGKAYAIPDGVNPADDFHTYAVEWQEGEIRWYVDGYLYATQRQSEVRYNSKQEAVGLKHRGWFAEYYEQGSGELVTHWDSAPFDQQFHLILNLAVGGDWPENVNNKGIDSDAFVNGQSFVVDYVRVYECGSNPETGKGCETVRPGYDDLEDALVEGEAPIPSPPSSGTAKNLTIFDDNFNVNWPAWDCCGGSTPALVADESRGNVVEFMVGETPTVNGFTSRAEFITDPSGKASPFDATSMLEAGYIRFDMQVTQMPSDPSAAWKFKVESQGASSAAELDLFASVEGQSPAAGSWQTYTFPLQQLADAGLDVSAIDVVMIFPAWGAGNGAIYRVDKVEIAQDTNLPSLTLFENAINAQWPLWDCCGGSTPAEVSDDATHGIVAEFTIGDTPTVMGFSSRTEVGGAGKPFDATAILAGGVVQFEMKVMSLPSTPDAPWLLKIESDNAASAVELPLSESQEGLAPQAGEWQTYTFSIEALAQAGLDPSAIDVVMIFPAWGSGSGAVYRVDNAKIFHPDGDKASGGLSLFKDQAAEQWSIWDCCGGSTPTIEVDEDAAHGQVAQFVIGATPTVMGFLADDDVYYDASHLLETGVVKFDMKVTSAPANIDAQWLFKIESNDASAAVELALNQSAEGQVPEVGKWQTYTFPLQALYDAGLDISAIDVLMVFPSWGMGEGAVYRIDNVEIVSQ, from the coding sequence ATGAAAATTGCAGCAAGAAAATTAACAAGGCTATGTACCGCAATCTCTGTGGCTATCATAGCGGGATGTGGCGGAAGCGCCGAGACAGAAACTAATTATAAATCCGTTGATACCACAGCGCCGGTTTCAGACTGGACGCTAGTGTGGAGCGATGAATTTGATAGCGATGCGATAGACACATCTAAGTGGACGCACGAGGTAAATTGCGACGGCGGTGGCAACAATGAAAAACAGTGTTACACCGACAATGAACAGAACGCGTTTATTGCCGATGGCATGCTGAATATTGTCGCTACCCCTGCGCAAGCAGGCGCACAACTGCCGTATACCTCGGCAAGATTGAACACCAAATATAAAGCTGACTTTAAGTATGGCAGATTCGAAATGCGGGCCAAGCTACCAAGCGGGCAAGGCAGTTGGCCCGCGTTTTGGATGTTGCCTACGGATGAGGTTTACGGTGGCTGGCCCAAGTCTGGTGAAATAGACATCATGGAAGCGGTAAATCTCAAGGTCGCTAATGAAGACGGCTCGGTTGAATCTAACGTGCATGGCACGCTTCATTACGGCCGTGATTGGCCTAATAATGTTCACACCGGTAAAGCATACGCCATACCTGATGGTGTAAATCCAGCCGATGACTTCCATACCTATGCTGTGGAGTGGCAAGAGGGTGAGATCCGTTGGTACGTTGATGGTTATCTCTACGCCACGCAACGTCAATCGGAAGTTCGTTACAACTCAAAGCAAGAAGCGGTTGGTTTAAAACACCGTGGATGGTTTGCTGAATACTACGAGCAAGGCTCAGGCGAGCTGGTTACTCATTGGGATAGTGCGCCTTTTGATCAACAGTTTCACCTTATCTTAAACCTTGCCGTTGGCGGTGATTGGCCTGAAAACGTTAATAATAAAGGTATCGACTCGGACGCCTTTGTGAACGGACAATCGTTTGTGGTTGACTATGTCAGAGTGTATGAATGCGGCTCTAACCCTGAAACGGGCAAAGGATGTGAAACGGTGCGTCCAGGCTACGACGACCTTGAGGATGCGTTAGTCGAAGGCGAAGCACCTATTCCGTCGCCACCTTCTTCGGGTACCGCTAAAAACCTAACCATCTTTGATGATAATTTTAATGTTAACTGGCCAGCTTGGGATTGTTGTGGTGGCTCTACGCCTGCATTGGTTGCAGACGAAAGCCGTGGCAATGTTGTTGAGTTTATGGTCGGTGAGACGCCAACCGTAAATGGCTTTACCAGCCGTGCCGAATTTATCACAGATCCAAGCGGTAAAGCCTCGCCATTTGATGCAACGAGTATGCTAGAAGCGGGCTATATTCGGTTCGATATGCAAGTGACACAAATGCCTTCAGACCCGAGCGCAGCATGGAAATTTAAAGTCGAAAGCCAAGGTGCTTCTAGCGCTGCTGAACTCGATCTTTTTGCAAGCGTTGAAGGACAATCACCAGCCGCAGGCTCGTGGCAAACTTATACCTTCCCACTACAGCAGTTGGCTGATGCAGGACTTGATGTGTCAGCCATTGATGTTGTGATGATCTTCCCAGCATGGGGGGCTGGTAATGGTGCTATCTATCGTGTTGATAAGGTTGAGATTGCACAGGATACAAACTTACCTTCGTTGACCTTATTTGAAAATGCCATTAACGCGCAGTGGCCGCTTTGGGATTGTTGTGGTGGCTCGACACCGGCTGAAGTCTCTGACGATGCGACGCATGGTATTGTTGCTGAATTCACGATTGGTGACACACCAACTGTAATGGGGTTTTCGTCTCGAACAGAAGTGGGCGGAGCTGGAAAGCCGTTTGATGCAACCGCAATTTTAGCAGGTGGCGTAGTACAGTTTGAGATGAAAGTCATGAGCTTACCGTCAACGCCTGATGCCCCTTGGCTACTTAAAATTGAGTCTGACAATGCCGCGAGTGCGGTTGAGCTACCACTATCTGAATCACAAGAAGGTTTAGCACCACAGGCCGGTGAATGGCAAACCTATACTTTCTCAATTGAAGCTTTGGCTCAGGCAGGACTTGATCCAAGTGCAATTGATGTGGTGATGATTTTCCCAGCTTGGGGCTCAGGTAGCGGTGCGGTTTATCGTGTTGATAACGCAAAAATCTTTCATCCTGACGGTGACAAGGCGAGTGGTGGTCTAAGCTTATTCAAAGATCAAGCTGCTGAGCAGTGGTCAATTTGGGATTGCTGTGGTGGCTCTACACCCACAATCGAAGTGGACGAAGATGCAGCCCATGGTCAAGTTGCGCAATTTGTTATTGGTGCAACCCCAACTGTGATGGGATTCTTAGCGGATGACGATGTCTATTATGATGCTTCCCATTTACTAGAAACTGGCGTAGTTAAGTTTGATATGAAAGTGACTTCAGCACCTGCAAATATCGACGCTCAATGGCTGTTTAAAATTGAGTCAAATGATGCCAGTGCGGCGGTAGAGCTTGCTCTGAACCAAAGCGCTGAAGGTCAAGTTCCAGAAGTTGGCAAATGGCAAACGTATACGTTTCCACTTCAAGCTTTGTACGATGCTGGACTCGATATTAGTGCCATTGATGTCTTGATGGTATTCCCCAGCTGGGGAATGGGCGAGGGCGCCGTTTACCGCATAGACAATGTTGAAATCGTCAGTCAATAA
- a CDS encoding TonB-dependent receptor produces MNNKQFNKSKLAVQLSLAIAMNAGMVSIAQAEEQQAAEKVEVIEVKGIRGSLIRSMDLKRSASGVMDAISAEEMGKFPDTNLAESLQRITGVSVSRANGEGSQITVRGFGPDFNLVTLNGRQMPGTGNTRSYNLENLAAEGVSALEVYKTGRADVPSGGLGALVNIVTAKPLQRPGQHFSATAKAIVDTSNEAGDDVTPEVSAVYSNTFADETFGFGFSFSHQQRDFQKQQANIQGWQANVDLPDLDPSKIIDGRAEDAEGNKVGNYFFPKDMNYGIEDLERERTNGQVTFQYAPTNGFVATLDYTASLAVTGSNTVGWGIWNEFGGNINAYELDANGTAVYADIGGNDASFTANRNTTEVEARSLGLNLDWQINDNWHVELDYHDSKNETDNGADKGLGSDGQIILGSDQLLTKIYDYRQGEVPHANVLWKNGTNELMASEIDSNFSQFIHSPGEATVEQLQLDTTWFNDSFDIGLVSVQFGAARTEQSTGGYEAWSGLRGGPGFNPSFKEIFPDSMFTRHETGDLLDQFAGGGSDLQPGYYYTYDFDEAIARQLAYLTEDVIGADYYSADAYFDGIDSQSRVDETTDSIYLQSKWEFEFSDYFVQINAGLRYEQTDVTSVVRQRVETQVNWDSPSEWIMQYAAGGDDNFLTQQGDYDILLPMIDVRFDLTEDLIARASWGKTMSRAPLSNLAGGRSLSGSPKPGARTGSRGNTNLLPFESTNLDFSLEYYYNEGSYASLGYFKKEVDNFIQTTITQTTIEGLYDIYNGPRYKQAIADIEARGEQATSDAIFAQMLANGHGNADGKIEPSSDDPLMVWNISQPQNTDSKSVDGFEVAVQHLFGETGFGLGVNATFVDGDVEFDSESLVQQAPLTGLSDSANFQAFYEKDGLSVKLTYAWRDAYLIGVGQAQGSADAPPQYAKSYGQWDVSVNYDIDEQFTVFFEGINLNNETEQGYGRYEEQFLFARQYGPRYSVGVRYTFE; encoded by the coding sequence ATGAATAACAAACAATTCAATAAAAGTAAGCTTGCCGTTCAGTTGTCGCTAGCAATAGCGATGAATGCGGGAATGGTCAGCATAGCTCAAGCAGAAGAGCAACAAGCAGCCGAAAAAGTCGAAGTGATCGAAGTGAAAGGGATCCGCGGAAGTTTGATCCGTTCAATGGATTTAAAGCGCTCCGCATCGGGGGTTATGGATGCCATTTCGGCAGAGGAAATGGGGAAATTTCCAGACACCAACTTAGCCGAGTCTTTACAGCGGATCACCGGTGTTTCGGTCAGCCGCGCCAACGGTGAAGGCAGTCAAATTACCGTACGTGGTTTTGGGCCTGATTTTAACTTGGTGACATTAAATGGTCGTCAAATGCCGGGCACAGGTAATACTCGCTCGTATAACTTGGAAAACCTAGCCGCTGAAGGCGTGAGTGCGCTTGAGGTATATAAAACCGGGCGTGCTGATGTACCAAGTGGCGGTTTAGGGGCTTTGGTCAACATTGTCACGGCTAAGCCACTACAACGCCCTGGGCAACACTTTAGCGCAACAGCAAAGGCGATTGTTGATACCTCTAACGAAGCGGGAGATGATGTTACACCTGAGGTTTCCGCGGTTTATAGTAATACCTTTGCCGATGAAACCTTTGGTTTTGGATTTTCCTTCTCCCATCAGCAACGTGATTTTCAAAAGCAGCAAGCCAATATTCAGGGCTGGCAGGCCAATGTTGATCTACCTGATTTAGACCCGTCTAAAATCATTGATGGCCGTGCTGAAGATGCCGAGGGTAATAAAGTCGGAAATTACTTTTTTCCAAAAGACATGAACTACGGCATCGAAGATCTAGAGCGAGAAAGAACGAACGGTCAAGTTACCTTTCAATATGCACCGACTAACGGTTTTGTTGCCACCTTAGACTACACGGCAAGCCTTGCCGTAACTGGCTCTAATACGGTGGGGTGGGGTATTTGGAATGAGTTTGGCGGTAACATTAACGCCTATGAGTTAGATGCCAATGGCACCGCGGTTTATGCCGATATTGGCGGTAATGATGCGTCGTTCACTGCAAATAGAAATACGACGGAAGTCGAGGCGCGTTCACTTGGATTAAATCTGGACTGGCAAATTAACGATAATTGGCATGTAGAGCTTGATTATCACGACTCAAAAAACGAAACCGATAATGGCGCAGATAAAGGCTTGGGTAGTGATGGTCAAATCATCTTAGGCTCAGATCAGTTGCTCACTAAGATTTATGATTATCGGCAGGGCGAAGTACCACATGCGAATGTGCTTTGGAAAAATGGCACGAATGAACTCATGGCAAGTGAAATTGATTCTAACTTTAGCCAATTTATCCATTCTCCCGGAGAGGCGACGGTCGAGCAGTTGCAACTTGATACCACTTGGTTTAACGACAGTTTTGATATTGGCCTAGTGAGTGTGCAGTTTGGTGCAGCTCGCACTGAACAGTCAACTGGGGGATATGAAGCGTGGAGTGGTCTACGAGGAGGACCGGGCTTTAATCCTTCGTTTAAAGAAATTTTCCCAGATAGCATGTTTACGCGCCATGAAACTGGCGATTTGCTAGACCAATTCGCTGGTGGTGGCAGTGACCTACAGCCGGGGTATTACTATACTTATGACTTTGATGAAGCTATTGCAAGGCAGCTTGCGTATCTTACAGAAGATGTGATCGGTGCTGACTACTACTCGGCGGATGCCTATTTTGATGGCATAGATAGCCAAAGTCGAGTTGATGAAACCACTGACAGCATCTACTTGCAATCCAAATGGGAGTTTGAATTTTCTGACTACTTTGTGCAGATCAACGCAGGCCTACGCTATGAACAAACGGATGTGACAAGTGTGGTGCGTCAGCGTGTGGAAACGCAAGTGAATTGGGACAGTCCATCTGAATGGATTATGCAATACGCTGCGGGCGGTGATGACAACTTCTTAACGCAGCAAGGGGATTACGACATTCTATTGCCGATGATCGATGTGCGTTTTGATCTCACCGAAGATTTAATTGCACGAGCGTCTTGGGGCAAAACAATGTCGCGTGCGCCACTTAGTAATCTCGCTGGTGGCAGAAGTTTGTCAGGCAGCCCAAAACCGGGAGCGAGAACTGGTTCTCGAGGCAATACAAATCTACTACCGTTTGAGTCGACCAACCTAGATTTTTCACTTGAATATTATTACAACGAAGGAAGTTACGCGTCACTTGGCTACTTCAAAAAAGAGGTCGATAACTTTATTCAAACCACAATCACGCAAACCACCATTGAAGGTCTTTACGATATTTACAATGGTCCAAGGTATAAACAAGCGATTGCAGATATTGAAGCCCGTGGAGAGCAGGCAACCAGTGATGCCATTTTTGCGCAAATGCTCGCCAATGGTCACGGTAATGCCGATGGTAAAATTGAACCAAGCAGTGACGATCCATTGATGGTATGGAACATCAGCCAGCCACAAAATACCGATAGTAAATCGGTTGATGGTTTTGAAGTGGCGGTACAGCACTTATTTGGTGAAACGGGTTTTGGCCTTGGTGTTAACGCAACTTTTGTTGATGGCGATGTTGAGTTTGATAGTGAAAGCCTAGTGCAGCAAGCACCGCTGACGGGGTTGAGTGACTCGGCTAACTTCCAAGCATTTTACGAAAAAGACGGGTTATCGGTGAAGTTAACCTACGCATGGCGTGACGCTTATCTTATCGGGGTAGGTCAAGCGCAAGGCTCGGCAGATGCACCACCGCAATATGCCAAGTCTTACGGTCAATGGGACGTTAGTGTGAACTACGATATTGATGAGCAGTTTACGGTGTTCTTTGAAGGTATAAACTTAAACAATGAAACCGAGCAAGGATATGGTCGTTATGAAGAGCAATTCTTATTTGCTCGTCAGTACGGTCCAAGATACTCGGTTGGTGTGAGGTATACTTTTGAGTGA